One Mesorhizobium sp. J428 DNA segment encodes these proteins:
- the purD gene encoding phosphoribosylamine--glycine ligase, producing MNVLLIGSGGREQALAWKLSQSPMLTAFYAAPGNPGIAEVATCVPVDVADHAAVVALCREKAIDLVVVGPEAPLVAGIADDLRAAGIKVFGPSAAAAELEGSKGFTKDLCAEYGIPTAAFGRFDNAADAAAYVRGVGAPIVVKADGLAAGKGVTVAMTIEEALAAVDDCFSGSFGAAGEEVVVEEFLTGEEVSAFYLCDGRTALPFGSAQDHKRVGEGDTGPNTGGMGAYSPAPAMTPEIEARVLNEIIEPTLRGMAAMGRPFSGVLFAGLMLTEEGPKLIEYNVRFGDPETQVLMMRLKDDLLVLLSAAADGQLAHMSARWRDDAALTVVFAAEGYPAAPRKGTEIRGLEKAAGDGVRVFHAGTALEDGRLVANGGRVLNVTAAGRTVGEAAAKAYAAVDAIDWPGGFCRRDIGWRAIARERG from the coding sequence ATGAACGTTCTCCTCATCGGCTCGGGCGGGCGCGAGCAAGCGCTGGCCTGGAAGCTGTCGCAGTCGCCGATGCTGACGGCGTTCTATGCCGCGCCCGGCAATCCGGGCATCGCCGAGGTCGCGACCTGCGTGCCGGTCGACGTGGCGGACCATGCGGCGGTCGTCGCGTTGTGCCGCGAGAAGGCGATCGATCTCGTCGTCGTCGGCCCCGAGGCGCCGCTGGTGGCCGGCATCGCCGACGACCTGCGCGCAGCGGGCATCAAGGTGTTCGGGCCCTCGGCGGCAGCGGCCGAGCTCGAAGGATCGAAGGGCTTCACCAAGGATCTCTGCGCCGAATACGGCATTCCGACCGCCGCCTTCGGCCGGTTCGACAATGCGGCGGATGCGGCCGCCTATGTGCGTGGCGTCGGCGCGCCGATCGTCGTCAAGGCCGACGGGCTCGCCGCCGGCAAGGGCGTGACGGTCGCCATGACGATTGAGGAAGCGCTCGCGGCGGTGGACGACTGCTTTTCCGGCAGCTTCGGCGCTGCCGGCGAGGAGGTCGTGGTGGAGGAGTTCCTAACCGGCGAGGAGGTGAGCGCCTTCTATCTCTGCGACGGGCGCACCGCGCTGCCCTTCGGCTCGGCGCAGGACCACAAGCGCGTCGGCGAAGGCGACACCGGCCCGAACACCGGCGGCATGGGCGCCTATTCGCCGGCGCCCGCGATGACGCCGGAGATCGAGGCGCGGGTGCTGAACGAGATCATCGAGCCGACGCTGCGCGGCATGGCGGCCATGGGACGTCCGTTTTCAGGCGTCCTCTTCGCCGGACTGATGCTGACGGAGGAGGGGCCGAAGCTGATCGAATACAATGTCCGCTTCGGCGATCCGGAGACGCAGGTGCTGATGATGCGCCTGAAGGACGACCTGCTGGTGCTGCTGTCGGCCGCGGCCGACGGCCAGCTGGCGCATATGTCCGCCCGTTGGCGCGACGACGCCGCGCTGACGGTGGTGTTCGCGGCGGAGGGCTATCCGGCGGCACCGCGCAAGGGAACCGAGATCAGGGGGCTGGAAAAGGCCGCGGGCGACGGTGTCCGTGTCTTCCATGCCGGCACCGCCCTGGAGGACGGCCGGCTGGTGGCCAATGGCGGCCGCGTGCTCAACGTCACCGCTGCCGGCAGGACGGTCGGCGAGGCGGCGGCGAAGGCCTATGCGGCGGTGGACGCCATCGACTGGCCGGGCGGGTTCTGCCGCCGCGACATCGGCTGGCGGGCGATCGCGCGCGAGAGGGGATAG
- the glyS gene encoding glycine--tRNA ligase subunit beta codes for MPDLLLELRSEEIPARMQRKAAGDLKKMITDGLVEAGLTYEAAREYWTPRRLALDIRGVTARSKDVHEEIKGPSTSAPEQAIQGFLRKAGLSDVGQAHVHSDPKKGDFYVAHISKPGRAAEEVIAELVPATIRKFPWPKEMRWGAASGPKGRRYGSVEGRGGEVLRWVRPLQSIVCTFGPETEEPVVVSFEVDGIASGNVTYGHRFHAPGAITVRRFDDYVSKLEAAKVVLDAERRKEIIRSDAKNLAFAAGLELVEDDGLLEEVSGLVEWPVVLMGEFEEDYLQIPAEVIRLTIRANQKCFVCAPPAGGLSDGLTLSDGRLSNRFLLTSNIEASDGGAEIARGNGKVVRARLSDALYFWRTDQANLPDLDALKESAAKFGLDLARPLDQRMARLDHLGVTFHAKLGTQGERVERIARLAEEIAPLVGADPALARRAAVLAKADLQTEVVGEFPELQGAMGRKYAQLQGENASVAAAIEEHYKPQGPSDSIPTDPVSIAVALADKLDVLTGFWFINEKPTGSKDPYALRRAALGVIRIVLENGLDFSIDPVNDVQVLRHQIGASPAAAEKLGAILSASVAGGLFGDRARALIADARGDAPEWLPLVEQHDPSVSDDLRSFLQDRLKVYLRDSGMRHDIVDAVITPESCNLLAIVRRVEALGALLETDAGKNLLAGTKRAANILAAEEKKGTAVAGEVNLALFRHPSETALFDAVNQAERKAAQAVGEQDFSAAMRALAALREPVDSFFEDVLVNDEDQAVRANRLALLARIRSVTGQVADFSKIAG; via the coding sequence ATGCCGGACCTTCTGCTCGAACTCCGCTCCGAGGAAATCCCCGCCCGCATGCAGCGCAAGGCGGCGGGCGACCTGAAGAAGATGATCACGGACGGTCTGGTCGAGGCCGGGCTGACCTACGAGGCCGCGCGCGAATACTGGACGCCGCGCCGGCTTGCCCTCGACATCCGCGGCGTCACCGCGCGCTCCAAGGACGTGCACGAGGAGATCAAGGGCCCGTCCACGTCTGCGCCCGAACAGGCGATCCAGGGTTTTCTGCGCAAGGCGGGGCTGTCGGACGTCGGCCAGGCGCATGTCCATTCCGATCCGAAGAAGGGTGATTTCTACGTCGCCCACATCTCGAAGCCCGGCCGCGCGGCAGAAGAGGTGATCGCCGAGCTGGTGCCGGCGACGATCCGGAAATTCCCGTGGCCAAAGGAGATGCGCTGGGGCGCGGCGTCGGGGCCGAAGGGCCGCCGCTACGGCAGCGTCGAGGGCAGGGGCGGCGAGGTGCTGCGCTGGGTGCGCCCGCTGCAGTCAATCGTCTGCACCTTCGGGCCGGAGACCGAGGAGCCGGTCGTCGTCTCCTTCGAGGTCGACGGCATCGCGTCGGGCAACGTCACCTACGGCCACCGCTTCCACGCGCCGGGCGCGATCACCGTGCGGCGGTTCGACGACTATGTCTCGAAGCTGGAGGCCGCCAAGGTCGTGCTCGACGCCGAGCGGCGCAAGGAGATCATCCGCTCGGACGCGAAGAACCTTGCCTTCGCGGCCGGGCTGGAATTGGTCGAGGACGACGGCCTGCTGGAGGAGGTCTCGGGCCTCGTCGAATGGCCGGTCGTGCTGATGGGCGAATTCGAGGAGGACTATCTCCAGATTCCGGCTGAGGTCATCCGGCTGACCATCCGGGCGAACCAGAAGTGTTTTGTCTGTGCGCCGCCGGCCGGCGGCCTTTCGGACGGCTTGACGCTGAGTGACGGAAGGCTCTCCAACCGCTTCCTGCTCACCTCAAACATCGAGGCCTCGGACGGCGGCGCCGAGATCGCGCGGGGCAACGGCAAGGTGGTGCGGGCGCGGCTGTCGGACGCGCTGTATTTCTGGCGGACCGACCAGGCGAACCTGCCGGACCTCGACGCGCTGAAGGAGAGCGCGGCGAAGTTCGGGCTGGACCTCGCCAGGCCGCTCGACCAGCGCATGGCGCGCCTCGACCACCTCGGCGTAACGTTCCACGCCAAGCTCGGGACGCAGGGCGAACGAGTCGAGCGCATCGCGCGGCTGGCGGAGGAGATTGCGCCGCTGGTCGGCGCCGATCCGGCGCTCGCCCGCCGCGCGGCGGTGCTGGCCAAGGCCGACCTGCAGACCGAGGTCGTCGGCGAGTTCCCCGAGTTGCAGGGCGCGATGGGGCGGAAATATGCGCAGCTGCAGGGCGAGAATGCGTCCGTTGCGGCTGCGATCGAGGAGCACTACAAGCCGCAGGGGCCGTCGGACTCCATTCCGACCGATCCGGTGTCGATCGCCGTGGCGCTGGCGGACAAGCTGGATGTGCTAACAGGCTTCTGGTTCATCAACGAGAAGCCGACGGGCTCGAAGGATCCTTACGCCCTGAGAAGGGCCGCGCTCGGCGTCATCAGGATCGTGCTGGAAAATGGCCTCGACTTTTCCATCGATCCCGTCAACGACGTGCAGGTGCTGCGCCACCAGATCGGCGCGTCTCCCGCAGCGGCCGAGAAGCTCGGCGCGATCCTGTCGGCGTCGGTTGCCGGCGGCCTGTTCGGCGATCGCGCGCGCGCCTTGATCGCCGACGCCAGGGGCGATGCTCCGGAGTGGCTGCCGCTGGTCGAGCAGCATGACCCGTCGGTCAGCGACGATCTCCGGTCGTTCCTCCAGGATCGGCTGAAGGTCTACCTGCGCGACAGCGGCATGCGCCACGACATCGTCGATGCGGTTATCACGCCGGAAAGCTGCAACCTCCTTGCGATCGTCCGCCGCGTCGAGGCGCTTGGCGCGTTGCTCGAGACCGACGCAGGAAAGAACCTGCTCGCCGGGACAAAGCGCGCGGCGAACATTCTGGCGGCGGAGGAGAAGAAGGGGACGGCGGTCGCCGGCGAGGTCAATCTCGCCCTTTTCCGCCATCCGTCGGAGACGGCGTTGTTCGACGCGGTGAATCAGGCCGAGAGGAAAGCGGCGCAAGCGGTTGGCGAACAGGACTTTTCCGCTGCCATGCGCGCGCTTGCGGCACTGCGTGAGCCAGTTGATTCATTCTTCGAGGATGTTCTCGTGAATGATGAGGATCAGGCCGTGCGGGCAAACCGGCTGGCGCTGCTGGCGCGCATCCGCTCAGTCACCGGCCAGGTCGCCGACTTCTCGAAGATCGCCGGCTGA
- a CDS encoding 3-phosphoshikimate 1-carboxyvinyltransferase, which produces MAREALTILPPGRPLVGRAAPPGSKSITNRALLLAGLAKGTSRLTGALKSDDTRYMADALRAMGVSVAEPDATSFVVESSGVLKAPEKPLFLGNAGTATRFLTAAAALVNGTVVVDGDEHMRKRPIAPLVDAMRSLGIDVSAPTGCPPVTVHGTGGFAAEKILIDGGLSSQYVSALLMMAAGGGRPVTVELTGEHIGALGYIDLTTAAMTAFGARVERLDAIRWRVEPTGYRATDYLIEPDASAATYLWAAEVLTGGAIDLGVPAGEFSQPDAKSHELIAAFPHMPAVIDGSQMQDAVPTLAVLAAFNDTPVRFTGIENLRVKECDRIRALSTGLNGIRQGLATEEGDDLVVASDPALSGSTPARINTFADHRIAMSFALAGLKLSDITILDPDCVGKTFPAYWDTLAALGVSYKA; this is translated from the coding sequence ATGGCGCGCGAAGCCCTCACCATCCTGCCCCCGGGACGGCCGCTCGTCGGCCGCGCTGCGCCGCCGGGCTCGAAGTCCATCACCAACCGCGCGCTTTTGCTGGCCGGTCTGGCGAAGGGCACGAGCCGGCTGACGGGCGCGCTGAAGAGCGACGACACGCGCTACATGGCAGACGCGCTGCGCGCGATGGGGGTGAGCGTCGCCGAGCCGGACGCGACGAGTTTCGTGGTCGAGAGCTCGGGCGTGCTGAAGGCGCCGGAGAAGCCGCTGTTTCTCGGCAATGCCGGCACCGCGACGCGCTTCCTGACGGCGGCCGCAGCCCTGGTGAACGGCACGGTCGTGGTCGACGGCGACGAGCATATGCGCAAGCGGCCGATCGCGCCGCTGGTGGACGCGATGCGGTCGCTCGGCATCGACGTGTCCGCGCCGACCGGCTGCCCACCGGTGACGGTGCACGGCACGGGCGGCTTCGCGGCCGAAAAGATCCTGATCGATGGCGGGCTTTCCAGCCAGTATGTCTCGGCGCTCCTGATGATGGCGGCGGGCGGCGGCAGGCCGGTGACCGTCGAGCTCACCGGCGAGCATATCGGCGCGCTCGGCTATATCGACCTGACGACGGCGGCCATGACCGCCTTCGGCGCCAGGGTGGAACGGCTGGACGCCATCCGCTGGCGCGTGGAGCCGACCGGATACCGCGCCACCGACTATCTGATCGAGCCTGACGCCTCGGCCGCGACCTATCTCTGGGCGGCGGAAGTGCTGACCGGCGGGGCGATCGACCTCGGCGTGCCGGCGGGCGAGTTCTCGCAGCCGGACGCGAAGTCGCACGAGCTGATCGCCGCCTTCCCGCATATGCCGGCCGTGATCGACGGTTCGCAGATGCAGGACGCGGTGCCGACGCTGGCCGTGCTGGCCGCCTTCAACGACACGCCGGTGCGCTTCACCGGCATCGAAAACCTGCGCGTCAAGGAATGCGACCGCATCCGCGCGCTCTCGACCGGGCTGAACGGCATCCGGCAGGGGCTGGCGACGGAGGAGGGCGACGACCTCGTCGTCGCCTCCGACCCGGCGCTGTCCGGCTCGACCCCGGCGCGCATAAACACCTTCGCCGACCATCGCATCGCCATGAGCTTCGCGCTTGCGGGGCTGAAACTCTCCGACATCACCATCCTCGACCCCGACTGCGTGGGCAAGACGTTCCCGGCCTACTGGGACACGCTCGCCGCGCTCGGTGTCTCCTACAAGGCCTGA
- the ubiA gene encoding 4-hydroxybenzoate octaprenyltransferase, translating to METVQTRGVQGRVADAPSGHWVYKLLPRPVWPYAQLARWDRPIGWQLLLWPCWWSAALAASAYATAAEPLSTLLPSPWHLFLFFVGAVAMRGAGCAYNDIVDEGIDSQVERTRSRPLPSGQVTRRQAWIFVIAQALLGLVVLVQFNSFAILLGIASLAVVAAYPFAKRITNWPQFVLGLAFSWGALMGWAAEFAEIDPPALLLYAGSILWVIGYDTIYAHQDKEDDAIVGVRSTARLFGRHTVYWLVGLYSGTLILFAWAFALAEVPMPALAGLLAAGAHMARQVRTLDIDDPDQCLRLFKSNNVVGWLIFLGLIGGAVWPAVRPLI from the coding sequence ATGGAAACCGTGCAGACAAGAGGCGTCCAGGGCCGCGTCGCCGACGCGCCGTCCGGACATTGGGTCTACAAGCTTCTGCCCCGCCCCGTCTGGCCCTATGCGCAGCTCGCGCGGTGGGATCGGCCGATCGGCTGGCAGTTGCTGCTGTGGCCCTGCTGGTGGTCGGCGGCGCTCGCGGCGAGCGCCTATGCAACCGCCGCGGAGCCGCTGTCCACGCTTCTGCCGTCGCCGTGGCACCTCTTCCTCTTCTTCGTCGGCGCGGTCGCGATGCGCGGCGCCGGCTGCGCCTACAATGACATCGTCGACGAGGGCATCGATTCCCAGGTGGAGCGGACGCGGTCGCGCCCGCTGCCGTCCGGCCAGGTCACCCGCCGCCAGGCCTGGATCTTCGTCATCGCGCAGGCGCTTCTGGGCCTGGTCGTGCTCGTCCAGTTCAATTCCTTCGCGATCCTGCTGGGCATCGCCTCGCTCGCCGTCGTGGCGGCCTATCCCTTTGCCAAGAGAATAACCAACTGGCCGCAATTCGTTCTGGGACTTGCGTTTTCCTGGGGCGCGCTGATGGGCTGGGCGGCGGAGTTCGCCGAGATCGATCCGCCGGCGCTGCTGCTCTATGCCGGCTCGATCCTGTGGGTGATCGGCTACGACACGATCTATGCGCATCAGGACAAGGAAGACGATGCGATCGTCGGCGTGCGCTCGACGGCGCGGCTGTTCGGCCGACACACGGTCTACTGGCTCGTCGGCCTCTACAGTGGAACGCTGATCCTGTTCGCCTGGGCCTTCGCGCTGGCCGAAGTGCCGATGCCGGCACTGGCCGGCCTGCTCGCGGCCGGCGCGCATATGGCGCGCCAGGTCAGGACGCTCGACATCGACGATCCCGACCAGTGCCTGCGCCTGTTCAAGTCGAATAATGTCGTGGGCTGGCTGATCTTCCTCGGCCTGATCGGCGGCGCGGTCTGGCCCGCCGTCAGGCCGCTGATCTGA
- a CDS encoding DUF6101 family protein, whose translation MQNIHLKPVWAGQELRLDPFRLPQVVSYATRDDQGDVTFSIDHRGVVVRRVLEMSGLPVTLVMPAQAFRGIAARAIEDGEGNVTVTLELMHNDPALSVPLLVAHDLEDVAADWRAWAEAYRLPMLLVEADGVARNLEESLGAVRKGEPKLRRKRSSSQPRRPRFLARRKQGDLGLRLVVAGEEIIAPE comes from the coding sequence ATGCAGAACATCCATCTGAAGCCGGTCTGGGCCGGTCAGGAACTGCGGCTGGATCCGTTCCGGCTGCCGCAGGTCGTCAGCTACGCGACCCGCGACGACCAGGGTGACGTGACTTTCTCCATCGACCATCGCGGTGTCGTCGTGCGCCGCGTTCTGGAAATGAGCGGCCTGCCGGTGACGCTTGTCATGCCGGCGCAGGCGTTCCGCGGCATCGCCGCCCGCGCCATCGAGGATGGCGAAGGCAATGTCACCGTGACGCTCGAACTTATGCACAACGACCCGGCGCTGTCTGTGCCGCTGCTGGTGGCGCACGACCTCGAGGATGTCGCCGCCGACTGGCGCGCTTGGGCGGAGGCCTATCGCCTGCCGATGCTTCTGGTCGAGGCCGACGGCGTGGCCCGCAATCTCGAGGAATCGCTCGGCGCCGTCCGCAAGGGCGAGCCGAAGCTGCGCCGCAAGCGCTCGTCTTCGCAGCCGCGCCGCCCGCGCTTCCTGGCGCGGCGCAAGCAGGGCGACCTCGGCCTGCGGCTGGTGGTCGCCGGCGAGGAAATCATCGCGCCGGAGTGA
- a CDS encoding glycine--tRNA ligase subunit alpha, translated as MDPTRSFQGLILTLHDYWARYGCVVLQPYDMEVGAGTFHPATTLRALGPRPWRAAYVQPSRRPKDGRYGENPNRLQHYYQYQVILKPNPPNLQELYLGSLAAIGIDPLLHDLRFVEDDWESPTLGAWGLGWECWCDGMEVSQFTYFQQVCGIECAPVSGELTYGLERLAMYVQNVDNVYDLNFNGLEGDEKVTYGQVFLQAEQEYSRHNFEYANTEALFRHFEDAERECQALLAAGAPVSADPEHSRGFATLIDTGSHLTGDDKRKHHLMVFPAYDQCIKASHAFNLLDARGVISVTERQSYILRVRNLAKACGEAFLLTDAGGMEKAA; from the coding sequence ATGGACCCGACGCGCTCGTTCCAGGGCCTGATCCTGACGCTGCACGACTATTGGGCGCGCTATGGCTGCGTCGTGTTGCAGCCCTACGACATGGAGGTCGGTGCCGGCACGTTCCATCCGGCCACGACGCTGCGCGCGCTCGGCCCCCGCCCGTGGCGGGCCGCCTATGTGCAGCCCTCGCGCCGACCGAAGGACGGCCGCTACGGCGAGAACCCGAACCGGCTGCAGCACTATTACCAGTACCAGGTGATCCTGAAGCCGAACCCGCCGAACCTGCAGGAGCTCTATCTCGGCTCGCTGGCGGCGATCGGCATCGACCCGCTGCTGCACGACCTGCGCTTCGTCGAGGACGACTGGGAGAGCCCGACGCTGGGCGCCTGGGGGCTGGGCTGGGAGTGCTGGTGCGACGGCATGGAAGTGTCGCAGTTCACCTATTTCCAGCAGGTCTGCGGCATCGAATGCGCGCCTGTGTCGGGCGAACTGACCTACGGCCTCGAGCGGCTGGCGATGTATGTCCAGAACGTCGACAACGTCTACGACCTGAACTTCAACGGGCTCGAAGGCGACGAGAAGGTGACCTACGGCCAGGTGTTCCTGCAGGCCGAGCAGGAATATTCGCGGCACAATTTCGAATACGCCAACACCGAGGCGCTGTTCCGCCACTTCGAGGACGCCGAGCGCGAATGCCAGGCGCTGCTGGCGGCGGGAGCGCCGGTGAGCGCCGATCCTGAGCATTCGCGCGGCTTTGCCACGCTGATCGATACCGGGTCACATTTGACCGGAGATGACAAACGGAAGCATCATCTAATGGTGTTTCCGGCCTACGACCAGTGCATCAAGGCGAGCCACGCCTTCAATCTGCTCGACGCGCGCGGCGTAATCTCGGTCACCGAGCGGCAGAGCTATATTCTGCGCGTGCGCAATCTTGCCAAGGCCTGCGGCGAGGCCTTCCTGCTGACGGATGCCGGCGGCATGGAGAAGGCCGCCTGA
- a CDS encoding tetratricopeptide repeat protein: protein MRMRKLGWLASVALAVVVGATAAPASGQTSPESLGVTSFSGAYLAGRAAEADNDLDAAIEYYKRALVSEPENQPVQQSIMLALIADGRFEEALPFAERLKAVPDVERFSRVALAVDAFRKKDYAEAEYMLKLSLSSDLDKLIAGVMTAWAKAGAGDAKGGMEYLGTLEGPQWYGLFLNIHRALIADYAGLKDEAEKAYDETVVARSAADVAPEAYVRLIEAYSGFLARKGDKAKALDVLRRVDEFSPSRPSTAALRKDIVGGRPIPLLAPTPQEGAAELLLDVGSALNRGGGEAFVRLYLQFARALSPKNDAVLIQLGAVAEQQQKLEESIKFYGEVSPKSPMKRISELQLGLNLAELKRTDEAISHLAKLIETDPSDMRAYLALGGTYAGEEKFREAAGVYDRAVAQLKNPVRSDWSVFYQRGIAYERLREWPKAEPNFKKALELFPNQPQVLNYLGYSWIDMNINLEEGLEMIKKAVDLRPSDGFIIDSLGWGYYRLGRYEEAVTELERAVALQPADPVLNDHLGDAYWRVGRKLEATFQWSHARDLKPEPDILAKVTEKLAKGLPDEPPRAMAALDTKPDTNTATDASPADGPKVEVAPEPQPTQQAAAPAAPAQPGQSYTVGPGQSLWSIAVDKLGDGQRFGEILDLNPALGRNPNLIYPGQELKLP, encoded by the coding sequence ATGCGGATGAGAAAGTTGGGCTGGCTTGCCTCCGTGGCGCTCGCCGTCGTCGTCGGTGCGACCGCCGCCCCGGCATCCGGACAGACCTCTCCAGAGTCTCTGGGCGTGACCTCGTTCTCCGGAGCCTATCTGGCCGGCCGCGCGGCCGAGGCCGACAACGACCTCGACGCCGCGATCGAATATTACAAGCGCGCGCTGGTCTCGGAGCCCGAAAACCAACCCGTGCAGCAGAGCATCATGCTGGCGCTGATCGCCGACGGCCGGTTCGAGGAGGCGCTGCCCTTTGCCGAGCGGCTGAAGGCCGTGCCCGACGTCGAGCGTTTCTCGCGCGTGGCGCTCGCCGTCGACGCCTTCCGCAAGAAGGACTATGCGGAAGCCGAATACATGCTGAAGCTCAGCCTGTCGTCCGATCTCGACAAGCTGATCGCCGGCGTCATGACCGCCTGGGCCAAGGCCGGGGCCGGCGACGCCAAGGGCGGGATGGAGTATCTCGGCACGCTGGAAGGGCCGCAGTGGTACGGCCTCTTCCTCAACATCCACCGTGCGCTGATCGCCGACTATGCCGGCCTGAAGGACGAGGCCGAGAAGGCCTATGACGAGACGGTGGTGGCCCGCTCCGCCGCCGACGTTGCACCGGAAGCCTATGTCCGGCTGATCGAGGCCTATTCCGGCTTCCTGGCGCGCAAGGGCGACAAGGCCAAGGCGCTCGACGTGCTGCGCCGGGTCGACGAGTTCTCGCCCTCGCGTCCCTCGACGGCCGCGTTGCGCAAGGACATCGTCGGCGGCCGGCCGATCCCGCTGCTGGCACCCACTCCGCAGGAGGGCGCGGCCGAACTGCTGCTCGACGTCGGCAGCGCGCTCAACCGCGGCGGCGGCGAGGCCTTCGTGCGTCTCTACCTCCAGTTCGCCCGGGCGCTGTCGCCGAAGAACGACGCGGTGCTGATCCAGCTCGGCGCGGTGGCGGAGCAGCAGCAGAAGCTGGAAGAGTCGATCAAGTTCTACGGCGAGGTCTCGCCGAAATCGCCGATGAAGCGCATCTCCGAGCTTCAGCTCGGCCTCAACCTCGCCGAGCTGAAGCGCACCGACGAGGCCATCTCGCACCTCGCCAAGCTGATCGAGACGGATCCGTCCGACATGCGCGCCTATCTGGCGCTGGGCGGCACCTATGCCGGCGAGGAGAAGTTCCGCGAGGCAGCCGGCGTCTACGACCGCGCCGTCGCGCAGCTCAAGAATCCGGTGCGGTCCGACTGGAGCGTGTTCTACCAGCGCGGCATCGCCTACGAGCGCCTGAGGGAATGGCCGAAGGCAGAGCCGAACTTCAAGAAGGCGCTGGAACTGTTCCCGAACCAGCCGCAGGTGCTGAACTATCTCGGCTATTCCTGGATCGACATGAACATCAACCTCGAGGAAGGCCTCGAGATGATCAAGAAGGCGGTCGACCTCAGGCCGTCGGACGGGTTCATCATCGATTCGCTCGGCTGGGGCTATTACCGGCTCGGCCGCTACGAGGAGGCGGTGACCGAACTCGAACGCGCGGTTGCGCTGCAGCCCGCCGATCCGGTGCTCAACGACCATCTGGGCGACGCCTACTGGCGCGTCGGCCGCAAGCTGGAGGCGACCTTCCAGTGGTCGCATGCGCGCGACCTGAAGCCCGAGCCGGACATCCTGGCCAAGGTGACCGAGAAGCTTGCCAAGGGCCTGCCGGACGAGCCGCCGCGCGCGATGGCCGCGCTCGACACGAAGCCCGACACAAACACGGCCACGGATGCATCGCCCGCCGACGGTCCGAAGGTCGAGGTCGCGCCGGAGCCTCAGCCGACGCAGCAGGCGGCGGCGCCCGCGGCCCCGGCACAGCCGGGCCAGTCCTATACGGTGGGGCCGGGCCAGTCGCTCTGGTCTATCGCGGTGGACAAGCTCGGCGACGGACAGCGCTTCGGCGAAATCCTCGATCTCAACCCGGCGCTGGGACGCAATCCGAACCTGATCTATCCGGGGCAGGAACTGAAGCTGCCCTGA
- a CDS encoding polyprenyl synthetase family protein produces MGVVVSLDEGKKTASVKPLVELTSADMARVNELILSKAGSNVEMIPEIANHLISSGGKRLRPMLTLAAAQMFGYSGDGHVKLATSVEFMHTATLLHDDVVDESDLRRGKKTARMIWGNQASVLVGDFLLGQAFRMMVDVGSLDALDILSTAASVIAEGEVWQLAAAKNMETTEDEYLQVIKAKTAALFSAAAEVGPVIAGATRAERNALRSYGTNLGLAFQLVDDALDYGGNSKDLGKNTGDDFREGKLTLPVILAYRRGTAAEREFWKGAIEDGVSGDAELEKATGLMIRHGAIADTVGRARHFGDIARDAIAPLKATPQKQALLEVIDFCISRVV; encoded by the coding sequence GTGGGTGTTGTTGTATCGCTCGACGAAGGCAAGAAGACCGCCTCGGTCAAGCCGCTGGTCGAGCTGACGTCGGCCGACATGGCGCGGGTCAATGAGCTGATCCTGTCGAAGGCCGGCTCGAACGTCGAGATGATCCCCGAGATCGCCAACCACCTGATCTCCTCCGGCGGCAAGCGGCTGCGCCCGATGCTCACGCTCGCGGCGGCGCAGATGTTCGGCTATTCCGGCGACGGCCACGTCAAGCTCGCCACCAGCGTCGAGTTCATGCACACGGCCACGCTGCTGCACGACGACGTGGTGGACGAGAGCGACCTGCGCCGCGGCAAGAAGACGGCGCGGATGATCTGGGGCAACCAGGCAAGCGTGCTGGTGGGCGACTTCCTGCTCGGCCAGGCCTTCCGCATGATGGTCGACGTCGGCTCGCTCGACGCGCTCGACATCCTGTCCACCGCCGCTTCCGTCATCGCCGAGGGCGAGGTCTGGCAGCTCGCCGCCGCGAAGAACATGGAGACGACCGAGGACGAATACCTGCAGGTGATCAAGGCGAAGACCGCCGCGCTGTTCTCGGCCGCGGCCGAGGTCGGCCCGGTGATCGCGGGTGCGACGCGGGCCGAGCGCAACGCGCTGCGCTCCTACGGCACCAATCTCGGCCTCGCCTTCCAGCTCGTCGACGACGCGCTGGACTATGGCGGCAATTCCAAGGACCTCGGCAAGAACACCGGCGACGATTTCCGCGAAGGCAAGCTGACCCTGCCGGTGATCCTCGCCTATCGCCGCGGCACGGCGGCGGAACGCGAGTTCTGGAAGGGCGCTATCGAGGACGGCGTCTCGGGCGACGCCGAGCTGGAGAAGGCGACCGGGCTGATGATTCGCCACGGCGCCATCGCTGACACGGTCGGCCGCGCCCGCCATTTCGGCGACATCGCCCGCGACGCGATCGCGCCGCTGAAGGCGACGCCGCAGAAGCAGGCGCTGCTGGAAGTCATCGACTTCTGCATCAGCCGGGTGGTCTGA